A genomic window from Oceanobacillus timonensis includes:
- a CDS encoding sodium-dependent transporter — METRSQWGTRAGFILAAVGSAVGLGNIWRFPSVAYENGGGAFFIPYLFALLTAGIPILIMEFTMGQKYRGSAPLTFRRMNKKTEFIGWWAVLVAFVISTYYSVIIAWAISYSIFSFNQSWGEDTEAFLFGEHLQLAEIPGQIGGLVPGVLIPLIIVWVLVLGILFRGVKKGIEMANRIFIPLLLILFLIIVIRAVTLPGALDGLNAFFTPDFSQILSPGVWIAAYGQIFFSLSIAFAIMITYSSYLPKKSDITNNAFIVGFGNSGFELLAGIGVFGILGFMASSAGVSIEEVVAGGVGLAFVVFPAIINELPAFNGLFGALFFISLTLAGITSLMSITEAYVAALVDKFKITRAKAVLIGGGLAALVSLLYASRGGMYFLDNVDYFINQFGVAMIGLVEVVLIAWILRRTNVLKNHANEISDIRLGAWWTISIAVITPIVMGYMMFGLFKLNLLREFDTESGNYENYPDAFINYSGWAVVVGVLVLGIILALTKWKSDDSLSDYNDN, encoded by the coding sequence ATGGAAACTCGTTCGCAGTGGGGGACAAGAGCAGGGTTTATTTTAGCGGCTGTCGGTTCAGCAGTTGGTTTAGGAAATATATGGCGTTTTCCATCTGTTGCTTATGAAAATGGCGGTGGAGCATTTTTTATTCCTTATTTATTTGCGCTATTGACTGCCGGTATTCCCATTTTAATTATGGAGTTTACCATGGGGCAGAAGTATCGCGGTTCTGCACCTTTAACATTCCGGAGAATGAATAAGAAAACAGAGTTTATCGGGTGGTGGGCTGTACTTGTTGCGTTTGTGATTTCAACGTATTATTCCGTGATTATTGCCTGGGCAATATCTTATTCGATTTTCTCTTTCAATCAATCTTGGGGAGAAGATACAGAAGCATTTTTATTTGGAGAGCACTTGCAGTTAGCAGAAATTCCCGGGCAAATCGGCGGACTCGTTCCTGGTGTACTTATCCCGTTGATTATTGTTTGGGTGTTGGTGCTGGGTATTTTATTTCGAGGCGTTAAAAAAGGAATCGAGATGGCAAACCGTATTTTTATTCCTTTACTTCTGATCTTATTTTTAATTATCGTTATCAGGGCAGTTACGTTACCAGGGGCGCTGGATGGACTGAACGCATTCTTCACGCCTGATTTCAGTCAAATTCTGTCACCTGGAGTATGGATAGCTGCCTATGGCCAGATTTTCTTCAGTTTATCGATTGCATTTGCTATTATGATTACTTATTCCAGTTATTTACCTAAGAAATCAGATATTACTAATAATGCATTTATTGTTGGTTTTGGTAATTCCGGTTTTGAATTGTTAGCGGGAATTGGTGTGTTTGGAATATTGGGATTCATGGCTTCCTCTGCTGGGGTAAGTATTGAAGAAGTAGTAGCCGGAGGGGTTGGGCTTGCCTTTGTTGTCTTTCCGGCAATTATCAATGAATTACCGGCTTTTAATGGATTGTTCGGCGCGCTTTTCTTTATATCGCTGACGCTTGCAGGGATCACCTCTTTGATGTCTATTACCGAGGCGTACGTAGCTGCATTAGTAGATAAATTTAAAATTACGCGTGCCAAAGCAGTTCTTATTGGCGGGGGTCTCGCGGCACTGGTTTCCTTACTCTATGCTTCCCGGGGCGGCATGTATTTCTTAGATAATGTCGATTATTTCATTAATCAGTTCGGAGTAGCGATGATAGGCCTGGTAGAAGTCGTGTTGATTGCCTGGATTCTGCGCCGGACCAATGTCCTTAAAAATCATGCCAATGAGATTTCTGATATCCGTCTGGGAGCTTGGTGGACGATCAGTATAGCCGTTATTACACCAATTGTTATGGGCTATATGATGTTTGGACTCTTTAAACTGAATTTATTAAGAGAATTTGATACGGAATCCGGTAACTATGAAAATTATCCCGATGCTTTTATTAACTATTCAGGCTGGGCAGTTGTAGTCGGTGTGCTGGTACTTGGGATTATCCTGGCATTAACAAAGTGGAAATCAGATGATTCATTATCTGATTATAACGACAATTAG
- a CDS encoding Na+/H+ antiporter NhaC family protein — protein sequence MEATYWSLLPAIVMLILVIVTRKVLISIGTGIVVGALLLNDFHIWGTIKEIWTVFYTIFYVDGALEIGNILLILFLLFLGVLTAFLQASGGAKAFGDWMLRRVKTRTGAEIMTVITGLVIFIDDYFNSLAVGQIARPVTDRQKISRAKLAYYIDSSSAPVTVIAPISSWGAYIIGLLGGLFVANGITDVQPMEAFIQMIPLNFYAIASIILVFIVAYFHFDIGSMYTHEKRAKEDGGLLDPKRNQVSGDLSDVFDPHKEGKIFHLIVPIIVLFVVTVIAMVGTGIMETEGSASIIDAFANTNVNLSLIIGGIAAVLTSVIFHMQQSHPRSRLKQIFIEGFKTMIPAINILILAWMIGAIIGELETGSYLAGVVNNASVSSDFLPAILFLIAGLMALATGSSWGTFGIMLPIAVEIMANTDMTLLLPALAAVLAGAVFGDHCTPISDTTVLSATGAGAHHIDHVLTQLPYALIAAFTAFIGFCVIGFTHSVWIALAVTILLLAGIVWLTHLLFIRGKKKAS from the coding sequence ATGGAAGCTACATATTGGTCGCTGTTACCTGCAATTGTCATGTTGATATTAGTGATCGTAACAAGAAAAGTGCTTATTTCGATTGGTACAGGAATTGTGGTAGGCGCATTATTATTAAATGATTTTCATATATGGGGAACAATAAAAGAAATATGGACTGTATTTTACACGATTTTTTATGTGGATGGCGCACTTGAAATTGGAAATATACTATTAATTCTTTTCCTTCTTTTCTTAGGAGTACTTACGGCATTTTTACAAGCTTCAGGAGGAGCAAAAGCATTTGGAGATTGGATGCTGAGACGGGTGAAAACACGTACTGGCGCGGAAATAATGACTGTAATTACTGGATTGGTTATTTTTATTGATGACTATTTTAATAGCTTAGCAGTTGGGCAGATTGCCAGACCGGTTACCGATCGGCAAAAAATATCCCGTGCGAAACTGGCTTACTATATTGATTCCAGTTCGGCGCCGGTTACGGTAATCGCACCAATATCAAGCTGGGGAGCATATATTATCGGTCTTTTGGGCGGTTTATTTGTAGCCAATGGGATTACAGATGTACAGCCGATGGAAGCATTTATACAAATGATTCCACTTAATTTTTATGCGATTGCTTCGATTATACTTGTGTTTATTGTCGCCTATTTCCATTTTGATATTGGTTCCATGTATACACACGAAAAAAGAGCAAAAGAAGATGGAGGCCTGCTGGACCCAAAAAGAAACCAGGTTTCGGGAGATTTAAGTGATGTATTTGACCCGCATAAAGAGGGGAAAATCTTTCATCTGATTGTTCCGATTATCGTACTGTTTGTAGTTACAGTTATCGCAATGGTTGGAACAGGTATCATGGAGACAGAAGGCAGTGCATCTATTATAGATGCTTTTGCAAATACAAATGTCAACCTTTCCTTAATTATCGGCGGGATTGCAGCAGTGCTGACTTCTGTTATTTTTCATATGCAGCAAAGCCATCCGCGTTCAAGATTAAAGCAGATTTTTATAGAGGGCTTTAAGACGATGATTCCGGCTATTAACATTTTAATACTTGCCTGGATGATTGGTGCGATTATCGGGGAATTGGAAACAGGAAGTTATTTAGCTGGTGTAGTTAATAACGCATCCGTATCATCTGATTTTCTTCCGGCGATTTTATTCCTGATTGCAGGGTTGATGGCTTTAGCAACAGGATCTTCTTGGGGAACGTTCGGTATCATGCTGCCGATTGCTGTAGAAATCATGGCAAATACAGATATGACGTTATTGTTGCCTGCATTAGCAGCTGTACTTGCTGGAGCAGTATTTGGGGATCATTGTACGCCGATTTCTGATACGACTGTTTTATCTGCAACGGGGGCAGGGGCACATCATATTGACCATGTTCTTACACAGCTGCCGTATGCTTTAATAGCAGCTTTTACAGCTTTTATCGGTTTTTGTGTTATTGGATTCACTCATTCTGTTTGGATTGCATTAGCTGTGACCATTCTTCTGTTAGCAGGAATTGTCTGGCTGACACATTTATTATTCATAAGAGGAAAAAAGAAGGCATCTTAA
- the yunB gene encoding sporulation protein YunB encodes MKFKKRYRYRKSRKRRIPPSRRSVLVLTFILFFAAVGFSFYIINVKIEPIVIDIAERRADEFATRAINTAVYYVEEYGFEDILNITYDNEGNLVTYNRDPAIISEINRVATDRVEEFFAHVNRGEQLEFDHNLQEPYEYEGGAEGKAEIDPTLIEIPLGQVTGNSVLANLGPRIPINMEVIGAVRTNVVSEEEEFGINGAWVSLYINVEADVQIIVPFTSEVRTVHTELYLDGGAIMGKVPDFYGGDGNTPDIAVPKDDLQNE; translated from the coding sequence TTGAAATTTAAAAAGCGATACCGCTATCGAAAAAGCAGGAAAAGAAGAATACCTCCATCCCGGCGCTCTGTTTTAGTGCTGACCTTTATTTTATTTTTTGCTGCAGTTGGTTTCAGTTTTTATATAATTAACGTAAAGATTGAACCAATTGTGATCGATATTGCGGAGAGAAGAGCAGATGAATTTGCTACAAGAGCGATTAATACAGCTGTATATTATGTAGAGGAATATGGATTTGAGGATATTCTTAACATCACATATGATAATGAAGGCAATTTAGTAACATATAACAGGGACCCGGCAATAATCAGTGAAATTAATCGGGTTGCTACCGATCGGGTGGAGGAGTTTTTTGCTCATGTGAACCGGGGGGAGCAGCTTGAATTTGATCACAATCTGCAAGAACCATATGAATACGAGGGTGGTGCAGAAGGAAAAGCTGAAATCGATCCAACATTGATTGAGATTCCATTGGGGCAAGTAACCGGAAATTCTGTACTGGCTAATTTAGGTCCTAGAATACCGATTAATATGGAAGTAATCGGGGCTGTCCGAACGAACGTTGTCAGTGAGGAAGAAGAGTTTGGCATTAATGGGGCCTGGGTGTCTTTATATATAAATGTAGAAGCTGATGTACAAATTATTGTGCCATTTACATCAGAAGTAAGAACGGTACATACCGAATTATATTTAGATGGAGGAGCCATTATGGGAAAAGTCCCTGATTTTTACGGAGGAGACGGAAACACGCCAGATATTGCTGTCCCTAAAGATGATTTGCAGAACGAATAA
- a CDS encoding YunC family protein has product MITVEPLEVDGVIFTAVSVELPQTTLLTISNDVGYIMCAALDVDIFNEIPKLKERNVIAGRAMGVRSIDQLLQAPLQKITDASKEHGWEVGMTGKEALLKIS; this is encoded by the coding sequence ATGATTACAGTAGAACCTCTTGAGGTGGATGGCGTTATTTTTACAGCAGTGAGTGTGGAGTTGCCGCAAACAACCTTATTAACCATTAGCAATGATGTCGGGTATATTATGTGCGCAGCACTTGATGTGGATATTTTTAATGAAATACCTAAGTTGAAAGAAAGAAATGTCATCGCTGGCCGGGCAATGGGAGTACGCTCCATTGACCAGCTGTTGCAAGCACCGTTGCAAAAAATAACGGATGCATCCAAAGAACATGGATGGGAAGTTGGGATGACAGGCAAAGAAGCATTGCTTAAAATATCATAA
- a CDS encoding bifunctional metallophosphatase/5'-nucleotidase: MSEEKIYLYYTNDLHSNFEQWPRVAAFLKEKRGLREENKEAYFTVDIGDHVDRSHPVTEASDGLANVELLNEAGYDVVTLGNNEGITLSHQELYQLYDEADFQVVCSNLFSRDQFTPFWLKRTLSLTTESGVRIGFFGLTAPFNAFYELLDWHVENEFDMIDRYLEELKKESDVIVLLSHLGISVDQEISRRYPDIDVIIGGHTHHLLEEGETVNRTLITAAGKHCYYAGEVELVWNHEKKKVVFKKANAIRLQDSAKDLETEAHLQQLSEQANHYLNQVVANVDQPLEVKWFAETPIIQSLTKVLGRWTNADISMLNAGVLLHSLPAGPITKGDIHRICPHPINPVLVDLRGDQIVETVRAALSPAFTELKLKGFGFRGEILGKMIFSGIQVETAFHRNGGEYVKQVYTEDGYPIHPDKVYYVATADTFTFGQLLPEIARSAKKQYFVPEFLRDLLTYAVKQH, from the coding sequence ATGTCAGAAGAAAAAATTTATCTTTACTATACCAATGATTTGCATAGTAATTTTGAACAGTGGCCAAGAGTAGCGGCTTTTTTAAAAGAGAAACGGGGATTAAGAGAAGAAAATAAAGAAGCTTATTTTACGGTGGACATAGGGGATCATGTTGACCGTTCGCATCCTGTTACAGAAGCCTCTGACGGTTTAGCAAACGTGGAGTTACTCAACGAAGCAGGTTATGATGTTGTCACATTGGGAAATAACGAAGGAATTACACTGTCTCATCAAGAATTATATCAATTGTACGATGAAGCGGATTTCCAGGTTGTTTGCAGTAATTTATTCAGCAGGGATCAATTTACGCCATTTTGGTTAAAACGCACGCTTTCATTAACGACAGAAAGTGGTGTCCGGATAGGTTTTTTTGGATTGACAGCGCCATTTAATGCTTTTTACGAGCTGCTTGATTGGCATGTGGAAAATGAATTTGATATGATAGACCGCTATTTAGAGGAATTAAAAAAAGAATCGGATGTTATTGTTCTGCTCTCCCATTTAGGAATTTCTGTTGATCAGGAAATTTCCCGGCGCTATCCGGATATTGATGTCATTATCGGCGGACATACACACCATCTGTTAGAAGAAGGAGAAACAGTGAATCGGACCTTGATAACAGCAGCGGGGAAACACTGTTACTATGCTGGTGAAGTAGAGCTTGTCTGGAATCATGAGAAGAAGAAAGTTGTTTTTAAAAAAGCAAATGCGATCCGTTTGCAAGATAGCGCCAAGGATCTGGAAACAGAGGCTCATTTACAACAGTTATCGGAACAGGCCAATCATTATTTGAATCAAGTTGTAGCGAATGTGGATCAGCCTCTGGAGGTGAAATGGTTTGCAGAAACACCGATTATCCAGTCTTTAACGAAAGTGCTGGGAAGGTGGACTAATGCAGATATTTCCATGCTGAATGCCGGTGTATTATTACATTCTTTGCCGGCCGGTCCTATTACCAAAGGAGATATCCACCGAATCTGTCCACATCCAATTAATCCTGTTCTGGTTGATTTAAGAGGAGATCAAATTGTGGAAACTGTCAGAGCTGCCTTATCTCCTGCTTTCACCGAATTGAAATTAAAAGGTTTTGGTTTCCGGGGAGAGATTTTAGGAAAAATGATTTTCTCAGGGATTCAAGTGGAGACTGCTTTTCATCGCAATGGAGGGGAATATGTGAAGCAGGTTTATACAGAAGACGGATATCCAATTCACCCGGATAAGGTATATTATGTGGCCACTGCGGATACGTTTACCTTTGGTCAGCTACTGCCGGAAATTGCCCGTTCTGCGAAAAAACAGTATTTTGTCCCGGAATTTTTACGTGACCTGCTGACGTATGCTGTCAAACAGCATTAA
- a CDS encoding sulfite exporter TauE/SafE family protein, which yields MVILICFTVAMLAAFVGSLAGLGGGVVLIPLLFLANGNIEGFEWITPQTVVAMSLFVMCFTGISSALSFAKTERIDYKAGALFLIGSIPGSMCGAWLNQFVQANTFYIYFGSLIILIAAILFYRQLKGMQPRSVDTSEKGSRQAKLGTQIYTYKIRALPAIMIAFFVGMLSGFFGIGGGAIMVPVMLLVFGFPAHIATATSMFMIIFVSLFGSITHVILGNVAWAYVLFFIPGAWIGGKIGALINQKISSSLLELFLRILLIIMGIRMILQGIG from the coding sequence GTGGTTATTCTTATTTGTTTTACAGTTGCTATGCTGGCCGCTTTTGTTGGAAGTCTGGCCGGTTTAGGAGGTGGAGTTGTTTTAATTCCATTGCTTTTTCTGGCAAACGGAAATATCGAAGGTTTTGAATGGATTACTCCCCAAACGGTAGTAGCAATGTCTTTATTCGTTATGTGCTTTACAGGTATTTCCTCCGCACTATCCTTTGCAAAAACAGAACGGATTGACTATAAAGCTGGGGCTTTGTTTTTGATTGGCAGTATTCCGGGTAGTATGTGCGGGGCTTGGCTGAATCAATTTGTGCAAGCCAATACCTTTTATATTTATTTCGGCAGTTTAATTATATTGATTGCAGCAATTCTTTTTTATCGTCAATTAAAAGGAATGCAGCCGAGAAGCGTGGATACATCAGAAAAAGGATCCCGTCAAGCGAAATTAGGAACGCAAATATATACATATAAAATTCGGGCGCTACCTGCTATTATGATTGCTTTCTTTGTCGGGATGCTGTCAGGCTTTTTTGGCATCGGCGGGGGCGCTATTATGGTACCAGTAATGCTGCTTGTTTTTGGATTTCCTGCCCATATCGCCACGGCGACATCGATGTTTATGATTATTTTTGTCAGCCTATTTGGAAGTATCACGCATGTAATACTGGGCAATGTAGCATGGGCGTATGTCCTTTTCTTTATACCGGGTGCATGGATTGGCGGCAAGATTGGTGCATTGATAAATCAAAAGATTTCCAGCTCCTTATTAGAGCTGTTTTTGCGGATTTTATTAATTATCATGGGAATTCGTATGATTTTACAAGGAATCGGTTAG
- a CDS encoding SPFH domain-containing protein, translated as MGFFRGQLANVIEWESFRDDMIFWKWNNSEIKKGSKLIIRPGQDAIFFNQGKIEGVFKEEGEYEIESDIIPFLSTLKGFKFGFNSGMRVEVLFVNTKQFTVKWGTKNAINIPSQQLPGGIPIRANGTFQFTVKDYVKLIDNIAGVRDSFLVEDIRLRITAILDQLLMKWITKEGKDMFNLQANSFEIGEGIKEDLDMQVNQDGFEITGFQIMSFNYPKEIQDMITKTASHGMIGDMGRYKDVAMTDAIASGNSEGGNSATDMAGMMMGMNMAKEMMSGANEQNTGNQQQQSNQSGQQNQNGQQNQNQQQNQQNDNQQPASGNEGGSIPNFCPNCGSKTQGMNFCGNCGHKLV; from the coding sequence ATGGGTTTTTTTAGAGGGCAATTAGCAAATGTTATCGAATGGGAGTCATTCCGGGATGATATGATTTTCTGGAAATGGAATAACAGCGAGATCAAAAAAGGAAGTAAATTAATTATCCGTCCCGGGCAGGATGCAATCTTTTTTAATCAAGGGAAAATAGAAGGTGTTTTTAAAGAAGAGGGCGAGTATGAAATTGAATCGGATATTATTCCTTTCTTGTCCACGTTAAAAGGATTTAAATTTGGATTTAACAGTGGGATGCGTGTAGAAGTACTGTTTGTAAATACAAAACAGTTTACCGTGAAATGGGGAACAAAAAATGCCATAAATATTCCGTCCCAACAACTTCCTGGAGGCATCCCAATCCGTGCAAATGGCACTTTTCAATTCACGGTGAAAGATTACGTAAAGCTGATTGATAACATTGCTGGCGTAAGAGACAGTTTTCTGGTAGAAGACATCCGGCTGCGGATCACTGCCATTTTAGACCAGTTATTAATGAAGTGGATTACAAAAGAAGGAAAGGATATGTTTAATCTGCAGGCCAATTCCTTTGAAATCGGTGAGGGAATCAAAGAAGATTTGGATATGCAGGTCAATCAGGATGGTTTTGAAATTACTGGTTTTCAAATTATGAGCTTTAATTATCCAAAAGAAATTCAAGATATGATTACCAAAACTGCGTCACATGGCATGATTGGCGATATGGGACGCTATAAAGATGTTGCTATGACGGATGCGATTGCTTCCGGCAATTCAGAAGGCGGTAATTCGGCAACGGATATGGCCGGAATGATGATGGGAATGAATATGGCGAAAGAAATGATGAGCGGTGCGAACGAGCAAAATACTGGGAATCAACAACAGCAGTCTAACCAAAGCGGACAGCAAAATCAAAATGGACAACAGAATCAGAATCAGCAGCAAAATCAGCAGAACGATAATCAACAACCCGCTTCGGGCAACGAAGGCGGATCGATTCCCAATTTCTGTCCGAACTGTGGCAGTAAAACACAGGGAATGAATTTCTGTGGAAATTGCGGACATAAGCTGGTCTAA
- a CDS encoding TPM domain-containing protein, with amino-acid sequence MRKYLISASILLLISFFIMPAAFAEKQYIYDDADIFTENERADLEQRAAEYSEENEIDILILTKDDSSRKDIEPYIGDFYDDQGPGYDGDHGDTVILGLDFSGGSGERDLYVAGFYEGEKYIDNDRGAQIVDQIIPDLSADDYYDASLLYFEKVDQYMGVSPLVNPDGFLLQTWFHLLVAVIIGAIIVGSMIFNMGGRVTTNASTYLDANNSRVKSKSDRYLRKSVTKTKIQKSSGGGRGGGGGGMTRGGHSHSGARGKF; translated from the coding sequence ATGAGAAAGTATTTAATTAGTGCTAGTATTCTTTTACTTATATCTTTCTTTATAATGCCTGCTGCTTTTGCAGAGAAGCAATATATTTATGATGATGCGGACATATTTACAGAAAATGAACGTGCAGATTTGGAGCAGCGAGCGGCGGAGTATAGTGAAGAAAACGAGATTGATATTCTTATTTTGACGAAGGATGATTCAAGTAGGAAGGATATTGAACCATATATTGGTGATTTTTATGATGACCAAGGCCCAGGATATGATGGAGACCATGGAGATACAGTTATTTTAGGTCTTGATTTTTCTGGAGGTTCTGGAGAACGTGATTTATATGTTGCTGGTTTTTATGAAGGAGAAAAATATATAGATAACGATCGGGGCGCACAAATTGTTGACCAGATTATTCCAGATTTATCAGCAGATGATTATTATGATGCAAGTTTATTATATTTTGAAAAAGTAGATCAATATATGGGAGTTAGCCCATTAGTAAATCCAGATGGTTTTTTACTTCAGACATGGTTTCATTTATTAGTAGCTGTTATAATTGGAGCAATTATTGTCGGATCAATGATTTTTAATATGGGCGGCCGTGTAACAACAAATGCCAGTACGTATCTGGATGCAAATAATTCACGTGTAAAAAGTAAATCTGACAGGTATTTACGCAAATCTGTAACGAAAACGAAAATTCAAAAAAGCTCTGGAGGTGGCCGCGGTGGCGGTGGAGGTGGAATGACAAGAGGAGGTCATTCACATTCTGGAGCGCGTGGGAAATTTTAA
- a CDS encoding TFIIB-type zinc ribbon-containing protein, producing the protein MLVHYKCPNCGADMEFDSGSGHLACDSCGHEEHIDTYDDVNISQSFEEDEAKEYHCENCGAIVLTDADTTATSCSFCGAGVVLADRLSGDLAPAKVIPFTISKEEAMQAFKKWCKNGRLTPKGFMTANRVKNITGMYVPFWMYDLDNDVDVKATGTKVRTYRRGDYRYKETKYYRVYRDIDVSYLKVPVDASEKMNDELMDKLEPYDYNKLESFKTPYLAGYLAEKYNYTDEELFDRVKAKMKGFLDTYIASTIRGYSSVSYQQKNIRTKKANSYYVLLPVWMVYYDFDQQEHTFAMNGQTGKIVGKPPLSYSKAAIWFSSIAGGSFILMKAIAVMLGGDIL; encoded by the coding sequence ATGCTAGTACATTATAAATGTCCCAACTGCGGAGCGGATATGGAGTTTGATAGTGGTTCCGGACACTTGGCTTGTGACAGTTGCGGTCATGAGGAACATATTGATACGTATGATGACGTGAATATCTCCCAATCCTTTGAAGAAGATGAAGCCAAAGAATACCATTGTGAAAATTGCGGGGCGATTGTTTTGACAGATGCAGATACAACCGCAACATCTTGCAGTTTTTGCGGAGCAGGGGTAGTTCTTGCTGATCGTTTATCAGGGGATTTAGCTCCGGCTAAAGTGATTCCTTTTACCATTAGTAAAGAGGAAGCGATGCAAGCATTTAAAAAATGGTGTAAAAATGGCCGTTTAACGCCAAAGGGTTTTATGACAGCCAATCGGGTGAAAAATATCACTGGAATGTATGTCCCGTTTTGGATGTATGATTTAGATAACGATGTCGATGTTAAAGCAACAGGAACCAAGGTGCGTACGTATCGGCGCGGAGATTATCGTTATAAAGAAACCAAATACTATCGTGTCTATCGTGATATCGATGTCAGCTATTTAAAAGTTCCTGTCGATGCGTCGGAGAAAATGAATGATGAGCTGATGGATAAGTTAGAGCCCTATGATTATAACAAGCTGGAAAGCTTTAAAACACCTTATTTAGCAGGATACTTAGCTGAAAAATATAATTACACGGATGAGGAATTATTTGATCGGGTCAAGGCAAAGATGAAAGGTTTTTTAGATACGTATATTGCTTCAACCATCCGGGGTTACAGTTCCGTCAGCTATCAACAGAAAAATATTCGTACGAAGAAAGCAAATAGCTATTATGTTCTTTTGCCTGTCTGGATGGTATATTATGATTTTGATCAGCAGGAGCATACTTTTGCGATGAATGGGCAGACTGGAAAAATTGTCGGCAAGCCGCCGTTGAGCTATTCGAAGGCAGCAATATGGTTTTCTAGCATTGCCGGCGGATCATTTATTTTGATGAAAGCAATCGCGGTGATGCTGGGCGGTGATATTTTATGA
- a CDS encoding NlpC/P60 family protein, with amino-acid sequence MAPSNLSAKKYVISTAFATTLALTPVVASSVFANAGEGSTEGDITYEESNLPEIQEEQSSEEQTPSASVNSSLVQQGDSGEEVENVQSNLQNQGYASSNVDGIFGDLTEQDVRDFQADQGLQEDGIVGPDTSSALGGSGESNSDSEEASEPETNEDEATEEESQDDIIIEEVSNDGDDGSDVGPQSGSVSGQAIADAAESALGIPYQFGAYTPGESNPSALDSSGLINYTFDQVGIDVSRTHSEMWANDGVQVDSPSVGDVVFFEGTYDTAGASHSGIYIGNNQMIHASSGSGAMVVADMSVDYWQQHYLGAKSFN; translated from the coding sequence TTGGCACCATCGAATCTTAGCGCAAAAAAATATGTTATTTCTACTGCATTTGCAACCACGCTTGCACTTACTCCAGTAGTAGCTTCCAGTGTCTTTGCAAATGCGGGTGAAGGATCAACAGAAGGAGATATCACCTACGAAGAAAGTAACCTCCCTGAAATACAAGAGGAACAATCTTCTGAGGAACAAACACCTTCAGCGTCTGTTAATTCTTCTCTTGTTCAGCAAGGTGACTCAGGAGAAGAAGTAGAAAACGTTCAAAGCAATCTGCAAAATCAAGGTTACGCTTCCAGTAATGTCGACGGTATTTTCGGAGACCTTACGGAGCAAGACGTAAGAGATTTCCAAGCTGATCAAGGGTTACAAGAAGACGGAATTGTTGGACCGGATACTTCCAGTGCATTAGGAGGTTCTGGTGAATCCAATTCTGATTCTGAAGAAGCGTCAGAACCAGAAACAAATGAGGATGAAGCAACAGAAGAAGAATCTCAAGATGATATTATTATTGAGGAAGTTTCCAACGATGGAGACGATGGCTCTGACGTAGGACCACAGTCAGGTTCAGTAAGCGGACAAGCTATCGCTGACGCAGCTGAAAGTGCATTAGGCATTCCATATCAATTTGGAGCATATACTCCAGGAGAATCAAATCCTTCTGCATTAGACAGCAGCGGATTAATCAACTATACTTTTGATCAAGTAGGCATTGATGTTTCCCGTACACACAGTGAAATGTGGGCAAATGACGGCGTACAAGTAGATTCTCCAAGTGTTGGCGATGTCGTTTTCTTTGAAGGAACGTATGATACTGCTGGTGCATCCCACAGCGGAATCTATATTGGTAATAACCAAATGATTCACGCAAGCAGCGGCAGCGGTGCAATGGTTGTAGCTGATATGAGCGTTGACTATTGGCAACAACACTATCTTGGAGCTAAATCTTTCAATTAA